Proteins found in one Subtercola endophyticus genomic segment:
- a CDS encoding IclR family transcriptional regulator, giving the protein MSQTLLRGLRLLEIVDFSGPLTVSQLARELGVDKATASRMVSACEADGWLVRDDGGHVLIGPRSTLLGQGAAAGVSLRLAEPIIHAVSGVTGMLTQAVGLVGGVGVVLASADPVGAKIPYGLTTSFPLWVSAAGKTIASQLAADDRQRYLPNDPLPVPTDAVSGVAPSAVVQQFRVSLGLGPTPGGYVVQSTTRATSRAQLDAQLDTIVRDGVFIDRAELMPEVSCVAVPWPQPGMPAALVCISTTPQIDRDAALVERALRAAAVSGATRDSIVAAAAAR; this is encoded by the coding sequence GTGTCACAGACTCTGCTGCGCGGCCTCCGTCTGCTCGAGATCGTCGATTTCTCGGGCCCGCTCACCGTCTCGCAGCTCGCGCGCGAACTCGGCGTCGACAAGGCCACCGCCTCGCGCATGGTGTCGGCATGCGAAGCCGACGGCTGGCTGGTGCGTGACGACGGCGGTCACGTGCTGATCGGGCCTCGCTCGACTCTGCTCGGACAGGGTGCCGCCGCAGGGGTGTCGTTGCGGCTCGCGGAGCCGATCATCCACGCGGTTTCGGGTGTCACCGGCATGCTGACGCAGGCCGTGGGGCTGGTCGGCGGAGTCGGAGTGGTGCTGGCCTCTGCCGACCCGGTGGGGGCGAAGATTCCCTATGGGCTGACCACGAGTTTTCCGCTGTGGGTCAGCGCGGCCGGTAAGACCATTGCGTCGCAGTTGGCGGCGGATGATCGGCAGCGCTACCTGCCGAACGATCCGTTGCCCGTGCCCACCGATGCCGTGTCGGGCGTGGCGCCGTCGGCCGTCGTGCAGCAGTTTCGCGTTTCGCTCGGACTCGGGCCGACGCCGGGCGGGTACGTGGTGCAGTCGACGACCCGCGCCACCTCCCGCGCACAGCTCGACGCTCAGCTCGACACGATCGTGCGCGACGGAGTGTTCATCGATCGGGCCGAACTCATGCCCGAGGTGTCGTGCGTGGCCGTGCCCTGGCCGCAGCCCGGCATGCCGGCGGCGCTGGTGTGCATCTCGACGACTCCGCAGATCGACCGTGACGCGGCCCTCGTCGAACGGGCCCTGCGCGCGGCAGCGGTCTCGGGCGCTACCCGTGACTCCATCGTGGCGGCTGCTGCCGCGCGCTGA
- a CDS encoding DUF3558 family protein: MNRAAAIRATITGAAALLLVAGCTACSSSSSTTSAGSGAGAGSSASASASAADSGGPSAAPAAASGSTDPCTLATTTEIQAIFGGTVATGAPDTDPSQVNPTCVWPVTGSNLGGSGQVDIFLPTAMQDATKFGYAKDGTPGAIDLPGIGDSAFYSAQTDAVTFASGDTVVTVQSVFIRGDGNTLDPATTQQQVTALATKVAAGL; encoded by the coding sequence ATGAATCGAGCAGCAGCGATTCGAGCGACAATCACCGGTGCGGCGGCCCTGCTCTTGGTGGCCGGATGCACGGCGTGCAGTTCGAGCTCATCGACAACCAGTGCCGGGTCAGGCGCCGGGGCAGGGTCTTCGGCATCAGCCTCCGCCTCGGCAGCGGATTCTGGCGGTCCCTCCGCGGCCCCCGCCGCGGCCAGTGGATCCACCGACCCGTGCACCCTCGCCACCACCACCGAGATCCAGGCGATTTTCGGCGGCACGGTTGCAACCGGTGCGCCCGACACCGACCCTTCTCAGGTCAATCCCACCTGCGTCTGGCCGGTGACCGGGTCGAATCTCGGCGGGTCAGGCCAGGTCGACATCTTCCTGCCCACGGCTATGCAAGACGCCACGAAATTCGGCTACGCCAAAGACGGAACCCCGGGTGCCATCGACCTTCCGGGCATCGGCGATTCGGCCTTCTACAGCGCACAAACAGATGCCGTCACCTTCGCGTCGGGTGACACCGTCGTCACCGTGCAGAGTGTGTTCATTCGCGGCGACGGCAACACGCTCGACCCCGCCACCACCCAGCAGCAGGTGACCGCCCTCGCGACGAAGGTGGCCGCGGGGCTCTAG